The following proteins come from a genomic window of Lolium rigidum isolate FL_2022 chromosome 5, APGP_CSIRO_Lrig_0.1, whole genome shotgun sequence:
- the LOC124655297 gene encoding probable F-box protein At4g22165, whose translation MELCSVASIMSLGSLAIHWTYLCSLVFRVLPKLLGFTPSSLKKFCKDVHQPLTETMVGTSPELPQDILMGIFGTLEMPDLIRAGAVCLSWHSAFTSLRSLGQYKLSQTPCLLYTSESASDSSAYLYSFSEKRSYKLTLPEPPIRTRCLIGSSHGLLVTVDERSEMHLVNPITCEQIALPSVITIEHVKPIFDEYGVLHKYEFSWHTGMCGCNSSWIFALDKLRYKLQYKAFVFPDASTGSYIVVLIHNPLRRLSFARVGDDKWTWLPPHDLYCDCIYKDGLLYAVSKTGDLRTFDLSGPLITTRMIISTPRKYEHEYVYIVQAPWGDLLLIWRVFEDYDIEPDPGASVFWNTTGFRIYQVEAAESGLKEINCLRDHVLFLGHNQSLCLSAEEYPSLRANHAYFTDDNALWTLGFKNKQRDMGILNLDDNSKEEHVSPQLCANFPAPIWITPDLRNMNVASGAA comes from the coding sequence ATGGAGCTCTGTAGCGTCGCCTCGATAATGAGCTTAGGGAGTCTAGCTATACATTGGACATATTTGTGCTCCCTAGTCTTCAGAGTTTTGCCAAAGCTGCTAGGCTTCACTCCCAGTTCACTGAAGAAATTCTGCAAAGATGTTCATCAACCACTGACTGAGACTATGGTGGGCACATCGCCAGAGCTGCCTCAGGACATCTTAATGGGTATCTTCGGCACACTTGAAATGCCTGACCTTATACGTGCTGGCGCCGTCTGCCTCTCTTGGCACTCTGCATTTACCAGCCTACGAAGCCTTGGACAGTATAAACTGTCGCAGACGCCGTGCCTCCTCTATACTTCTGAATCTGCAAGTGATAGCTCTGCTTACCTCTACAGCTTCAGTGAAAAGAGATCATACAAGTTAACTCTTCCAGAGCCACCTATCCGCACTAGGTGTTTGATCGGGTCCTCTCATGGCTTGCTGGTTACTGTTGATGAGAGATCTGAGATGCATCTTGTCAATCCGATCACATGTGAACAGATTGCTCTACCTTCAGTGATCACAATCGAGCACGTGAAGCCCATCTTCGACGAGTACGGCGTTCTCCACAAGTATGAGTTCTCATGGCACACTGGAATGTGTGGTTGTAACTCATCGTGGATCTTTGCCCTTGACAAGCTGCGGTACAAACTCCAATATAAGGCGTTTGTGTTCCCTGATGCATCCACGGGAAGCTACATTGTGGTGCTCATCCATAATCCGTTGCGCCGGCTCTCTTTTGCAAGGGTAGGGGATGATAAATGGACCTGGCTGCCACCTCATGATCTCTACTGTGATTGCATTTACAAGGATGGCCTGTTGTATGCTGTGTCCAAAACAGGAGATCTTCGCACTTTTGATCTTAGTGGCCCTCTGATCACAACGAGGATGATTATAAGCACACCCAGGAAGTATGAACATGAGTACGTGTACATTGTTCAAGCTCCATGGGGTGATCTTCTGCTCATTTGGAGAGTCTTTGAGGATTATGATATAGAACCTGACCCTGGGGCATCTGTGTTTTGGAATACTACAGGATTCAGAATATATCAAGTTGAAGCTGCGGAAAGTGGACTCAAGGAAATCAATTGCTTGCGTGACCATGTTTTGTTTCTTGGGCATAATCAATCGCTTTGTCTCAGTGCTGAAGAATACCCGTCTCTTAGGGCAAATCATGCCTACTTTACTGACGATAATGCGTTGTGGACATTGGGATTTAAGAATAAGCAACGTGATATGGGAATTCTCAACTTGGATGATAACAGCAAGGAAGAACATGTATCTCCTCAGCTTTGTGCCAACTTTCCGGCTCCTATTTGGATTACACCTGATCTTAGAAACATGAATGTGGCTTCAGGGGCTGCTTGA